In a single window of the Chelonia mydas isolate rCheMyd1 chromosome 8, rCheMyd1.pri.v2, whole genome shotgun sequence genome:
- the LOC102945640 gene encoding zinc finger protein 239 isoform X1: MDVEVDWESDNDTCDTGEEHSDDSSHISERMGRKASLQLEVEEDYSPPSSPARSLAGPSVRQELPVELQCEEEETYENYYQKRDSTTAAVFVTSSTNFDLQCEDEDLELYSSEHSEEPQGGLSEDDENIILIDAFGEEDLEPISGEALPYRCKKCGVSFQDLGELQEHKQIHLTEHSYRCPICGKEFFRAANLRMHKLIHSSDRPHKCPECDKGFIRTADVWRHLRNVHKIERSKILGNGMVRNPWSSVHQNQNGGGDTYQQCSDDQKPGGEQPKPYICPTCGKGFHKPNLLSKHKVIHRQDKPYQCQECGKSFIQLLRLKRHQQTHSGERPFYCEECGGTFTRLASLQRHQRIHTGEKPYSCSYCAQDFTESGSLRRHERTHQVKTS, from the coding sequence ATGGATGTGGAGGTTGACTGGGAGTCTGATAATGACACTTGTGACACCGGTGAGGAGCATTCAGATGACTCCAGCCATATCTCTGAACGGATGGGTCGCAAAGCCAGCCTCCAGCTGGAGGTAGAGGAAGATTACTCACCACCATCTAGTCCTGCTCGCAGCCTTGCTGGACCTTCAGTTAGACAGGAACTCCCTGTAGAATTGCAGTGTGAAGAGGAAGAAACCTATGAAAACTACTACCAGAAGCGTGATTCAACCACCGCTGCAGTATTTGTCACCTCCAGCACCAATTTTGACCTGCAATGTGAAGATGAGGATCTGGAGCTTTACTCCTCTGAGCACTCTGAGGAACCTCAGGGAGGACTAAGTGAGGATGATGAAAACATCATTCTTATTGATGCCTTTGGTGAGGAGGACCTGGAGCCTATCTCTGGAGAAGCTTTGCCTTATAGGTGCAAGAAGTGTGGTGTCTCTTTCCAGGATCTGGGTGAATTACAGGAACACAAACAGATCCACCTGACAGAGCATTCATACCGATGCCCCATCTGTGGGAAAGAGTTCTTCCGTGCTGCGAACTTGCGAATGCACAAGCTCATTCATTCTAGTGACAGACCACACAAGTGTCCGGAGTGTGACAAGGGATTTATCCGCACAGCTGACGTCTGGAGGCACCTACGCAATGTCCACAAGATTGAACGTTCAAAAATTTTGGGAAATGGTATGGTTAGGAACCCATGGTCTTCAGTGCACCAGAACCAAAATGGTGGCGGAGATACCTATCAGCAGTGTTCAGATGACCAAAAGCCTGGAGGAGAACAGCCTAAACCTTACATCTGTCCAACATGTGGCAAAGGTTTCCATAAACCTAATCTGCTGTCCAAACACAAGGTGATCCACCGACAGGACAAACCGTATCAATGTCAAGAATGTGGAAAGTCCTTTATCCAGCTGCTCAGGTTGAAAAGGCATCAGCAAACTCACTCTGGAGAGCGCCCTTTCTACTGTGAGGAGTGTGGCGGAACCTTCACGCGGCTGGCATCACTACAGCGTCATCAGCGGATCCATACTGGAGAAAAACCCTACTCTTGCTCTTACTGTGCTCAAGACTTCACGGAGTCAGGCTCCTTGAGGAGACATGAGCGCACTCACCAAGTGAAGACGTCTTAG
- the LOC102945871 gene encoding zinc finger protein 92, which produces MEVKVVWESDSDTYDTGEEHSDDSSHSSERVGRKSSLQLQLDLDYSQPCSPGCSPAGPSGRQELPVELQCEDEETYETYYQKQGETTTGVFVTSNTNFDLQCEDEDLEFYSSEEPQGGLSEDDENIILVDAFDEEDLEPISGEALPYRCKKCGVSFQDLGELQEHNQIHLTENSYRCPICGKEFFHAANLRMHKLIHSSDRPHKCPECDKGFICTADVWRHLRNVHKIERSKGVLGNGMVRNRGSTLHQNKHGSGDADQQCSENKKPVGEESKPYICSTCGKGFRKPNLLSRHKVIHRQDKPHKCQECGKSFVERLKLKRHQQIHSGERPFYCEECGRTFTQLVTLQCHQRTHTGEKPYSCAYCGRRFTVSATLRKHERTHKVDKS; this is translated from the coding sequence ATGGAGGTGAAGGTGGTTTGGGAGTCCGATAGTGACACTTATGACACAGGTGAGGAGCATTCAGATGACTCCAGTCATTCCTCTGAGCGGGTGGGTCGCAAATCTAGTCTCCAGCTGCAGTTAGACTTAGACTATTCTCAGCCGTGCAGTCCTGGTTGTAGCCCTGCTGGACCTTCAGGTAGGCAAGAACTCCCTGTAGAATTGCAGTGTGAAGATGAGGAAACCTATGAGACCTACTACCAGAAGCAAGGTGAGACTACAACTGGGGTCTTTGTCACCTCCAACACCAACTTTGACCTGCAATGTGAAGATGAGGATCTGGAGTTCTACTCCTCTGAGGAACCTCAGGGAGGATTAAGTGAGGATGATGAAAACATTATTCTTGTTGATGCTTTTGATGAGGAGGACCTGGAGCCCATCTCTGGAGAAGCTTTGCCTTATAGGTGCAAGAAGTGTGGTGTCTCTTTCCAGGATCTGGGTGAATTACAAGAACACAACCAGATCCACCTGACAGAGAATTCATACCGATGCCCCATCTGTGGCAAAGAGTTCTTCCATGCTGCAAACTTGCGAATGCACAAGCTCATTCATTCTAGTGACAGACCACACAAGTGTCCAGAGTGTGACAAGGGTTTCATCTGTACAGCTGATGTTTGGAGGCACCTACGCAATGTGCACAAGATTGAGCGCTCCAAGGGTGTTTTGGGAAATGGTATGGTTAGGAACCGAGGGTCAACATTGCACCAAAACAAGCATGGCAGTGGGGATGCTGACCAGCAgtgttcagaaaataaaaagccTGTGGGAGAAGAGTCTAAACCTTACATCTGTTCAACATGTGGCAAAGGTTTCCGTAAACCTAATCTGCTGTCCAGACACAAGGTGATCCACCGACAGGACAAACCACATAAATGTCAAGAATGTGGGAAGTCCTTTGTTGAGCGGCTCAAGTTGAAAAGGCACCAGCAGATTCACTCTGGAGAGCGCCCTTTCTACTGTGAGGAATGTGGAAGGACTTTTACACAGCTGGTGACACTACAGTGCCATCAGCGGACCCATACTGGAGAAAAACCCTATTCTTGTGCGTACTGTGGTCGTCGCTTCACAGTGTCTGCCACTCTAAGGAAGCATGAGCGCACACATAAAGTGGACAAATCGTAG
- the LOC102945640 gene encoding zinc finger and SCAN domain-containing protein 22 isoform X2 has translation MDEVDWESDNDTYDTGEEHSDDSSHSSERVGRKSSLQLEVDIDYSQPCSPGCSPAGPSGRQELPVELQCEDEETYETYYQKRGETTAGVFVTSNTNFDLQCEDEDLEFYSSEEPQGGLSEDDENIILVDAFDEEDLEPISGEALPYRCKKCGVSFQDLGELQEHKHIHLTEHSYQCPICGKEFFRAANLRMHKLIHSSDRPHKCPECDKGFIRTADVWRHLRNVHKIERSKVVLGNGMVRNPWSTLHQNKHGGRNTDQQCSENKKPGEEESKPYICPMCGKGFRKPNLLSKHKVIHREDKPYKCQECGMAFVQLLRLKRHQQTHSGERPFYCEECGGTFTRLASLQRHQRIHTGEKPYSCAYCGHSFTESGTLRRHERTHKVDKS, from the coding sequence ATGGACGAGGTGGACTGGGAGTCTGATAACGACACTTATGACACAGGTGAGGAGCATTCAGATGACTCCAGTCATTCCTCTGAGCGGGTGGGTCGCAAATCTAGTCTCCAGTTGGAGGTAGACATAGACTACTCTCAACCATGCAGTCCTGGTTGTAGCCCTGCTGGACCTTCAGGTAGGCAAGAACTCCCTGTAGAATTGCAGTGTGAAGACGAGGAAACCTATGAGACCTACTACCAGAAGCGAGGTGAGACTACAGCTGGGGTCTTTGTCACTTCCAACACCAACTTTGACCTGCAATGTGAAGATGAGGATCTGGAGTTCTACTCCTCTGAGGAACCTCAGGGAGGATTAAGTGAGGATGATGAAAACATTATTCTTGTTGATGCTTTTGATGAGGAGGACCTGGAGCCCATCTCTGGAGAAGCTTTGCCTTATAGGTGCAAGAAGTGTGGTGTCTCTTTCCAGGATCTGGGTGAATTACAAGAACACAAACATATCCATCTGACAGAGCATTCATACCAATGCCCCATCTGTGGCAAAGAGTTCTTCCGTGCTGCAAACTTGCGAATGCACAAGCTCATTCATTCTAGTGACAGGCCACACAAGTGTCCGGAGTGTGACAAGGGTTTCATCCGCACGGCTGATGTCTGGAGGCACCTACGCAATGTGCACAAGATTGAGCGCTCCAAGGTAGTTTTGGGAAATGGAATGGTTAGGAACCCATGGTCAACATTGCACCAAAACAAGCATGGCGGTAGAAACACTGACCAGCAgtgttcagaaaataaaaagccTGGGGAAGAAGAGTCTAAACCTTACATCTGTCCAATGTGTGGCAAAGGTTTCCGTAAACCTAATCTGCTGTCGAAACACAAAGTGATCCATCGAGAGGACAAACCATATAAATGTCAAGAATGTGGTATGGCCTTTGTCCAACTACTGAGGTTGAAACGGCACCAACAGACTCACTCTGGAGAGCGCCCTTTCTATTGTGAGGAGTGCGGAGGGACCTTCACAAGACTGGCATCACTACAGCGCCATCAGCGGATCCATACTGGAGAAAAACCCTACTCTTGTGCTTACTGCGGTCATTCCTTCACAGAGTCAGGCACTCTAAGGAGGCATGAGCGCACACACAAAGTGGACAAATCTTAG